One region of Culex pipiens pallens isolate TS chromosome 2, TS_CPP_V2, whole genome shotgun sequence genomic DNA includes:
- the LOC120424251 gene encoding chromatin-remodeling complex ATPase chain Iswi, which produces MSKEEEPMETADTNENSNESTSDTTSSHTKEPDYDATLETDRSKRFEFLLKQTEIFAHFMTAAPTKSAASPPAKASGSKSKKKGDKKGGEDKDKKASTGEGDPGDHRHRKTEQEEDEELLAETNAKAKTVFRFEASPPYIKFGEMRDYQIRGLNWMISLYENGINGILADEMGLGKTLQTISLLGYLKNFRNNPGPHIVIVPKSTLQNWVNEFGRWCPSLRAVCLIGDQETRNAFIRDVLMPGEWDVCITSYEMCIREKAVFKKFNWRYMVIDEAHRIKNEKSKLSEILREFKTANRLLLTGTPLQNNLHELWALLNFLLPDIFNSAEDFDSWFDANECIGDNTLIQRLHEVLKPFLLRRLKSEVEKRLLPKKEVKIFVGLSKMQREWYTKILMKDIDIVNGAGKMEKMRLQNILMQLRKCTNHPYLFDGAEPGPPYTTDWHLVENSGKMIILEKLLNKLQEQGSRVLIFSQMTRMLDILEDYCHWRGYNYCRLDGQTPHEDRTKMIDEYNAEGSQKFIFMLSTRAGGLGINLATADVVIIYDSDWNPQMDLQAMDRAHRIGQKKQVRVFRLITENTIEEKIVERAEIKLKLDKLVIQQGRLVDNKVNQLNKDEMLNIIRFGANHVFQSKDSEITDEDIDHILQKGEAKTQEQNEKLDKLGESSLRSFTLDTENLENRSVYQFEGEDYREKQKLHTLGSWIEPPKRERKANYAVDAYFKEALRVAEPKAPKAPRPPKQPIVQDFQFFPPRLFELLDQEIYHYRKTVNYKVPKNMDLGQEATKVQREEQRKIDDAEPLSEDEIAEKESLLTQGFTNWNKRDFNQFIKANEKYGREDIENIAKEVEGKTPEEVMEYSAVFWERCHELQDIERLMGQIERGEAKIQRRASIKKALDSKMSRYRAPFHQLRIAYGNNKGKNYTEEEDRFLVCMLHKLGFDKENVYEELRTAVRSAPQFRFDWFLKSRTALELQRRCNTLITLIERENQELEEKERLEKKKKTGGGGGAGGGAQKAAAGKRKAETATTPSDTNKNSKKKKKT; this is translated from the coding sequence CCACCGCCATCGCAAGACGGAACAAGAGGAAGATGAGGAGCTGCTCGCCGAGACGAACGCCAAGGCCAAGACGGTGTTCCGCTTTGAGGCGTCCCCGCCGTACATCAAGTTTGGCGAGATGCGCGACTACCAGATCCGGGGGCTGAACTGGATGATTTCGCTGTACGAGAACGGCATCAACGGAATTTTGGCCGATGAGATGGGTCTGGGAAAGACGCTGCAGACGATTTCGCTGCTGGGGTACTTGAAGAACTTCCGGAACAATCCGGGGCCGCACATTGTGATCGTGCCCAAGTCGACGCTGCAGAACTGGGTGAACGAGTTTGGGCGGTGGTGTCCGTCGCTGCGGGCGGTTTGCCTGATTGGTGATCAGGAGACGAGGAATGCGTTCATTCGGGATGTGTTGATGCCCGGGGAGTGGGACGTTTGTATTACGTCGTATGAGATGTGTATTCGGGAGAAGGCGGTGTTTAAGAAGTTCAACTGGAGATATATGGTGATTGACGAGGCGCATCGTATCAAGAACGAAAAGTCGAAGCTGTCGGAGATTTTGCGGGAGTTTAAGACGGCGAATCGGCTGCTGTTGACGGGAACGCCGCTGCAGAACAACTTGCACGAGCTGTGGGCGTTGTTGAACTTTTTGCTGCCGGATATCTTCAACAGCGCGGAGGACTTCGACTCGTGGTTCGACGCGAACGAGTGCATCGGGGACAACACGTTGATCCAGCGGCTGCATGAGGTGCTGAAGCCGTTCCTGTTGCGTCGGTTGAAGAGCGAGGTGGAGAAGCGGCTGCTGCCGAAGAAGGAGGTCAAGATCTTTGTGGGGTTGTCCAAGATGCAGCGCGAGTGGTACACGAAAATCCTGATGAAGGACATTGACATTGTGAACGGTGCGGGGAAGATGGAGAAGATGCGTCTGCAGAACATTTTGATGCAGCTGCGGAAGTGTACCAACCACCCGTACCTGTTTGACGGAGCGGAACCCGGTCCACCGTACACGACGGATTGGCATTTGGTCGAGAACAGCGGCAAGATGATTATTTTGGAGAAGCTGCTGAACAAGCTGCAGGAGCAGGGCTCGCGAGTGCTGATTTTCAGCCAGATGACGCGCATGTTGGACATTCTGGAGGATTACTGCCACTGGCGGGGGTACAACTACTGTCGGTTGGACGGTCAGACGCCGCACGAGGATCGTACCAAGATGATTGACGAGTACAACGCCGAAGGCAGCCAGAAGTTCATCTTCATGTTGTCGACCCGCGCCGGTGGGTTGGGAATCAATTTGGCCACGGCCGACGTGGTCATCATCTACGACTCGGATTGGAACCCGCAGATGGATCTGCAGGCCATGGATCGCGCCCATCGTATCGGCCAGAAGAAGCAGGTTCGCGTGTTCCGTCTCATTACGGAGAACACCATCGAGGAGAAGATTGTGGAGCGGGCGGAGATCAAGCTGAAGCTGGACAAGCTGGTTATCCAGCAGGGTCGCCTCGTGGACAACAAGGTCAACCAGCTGAACAAGGACGAAATGCTCAACATTATCCGGTTCGGCGCGAATCACGTGTTCCAGTCGAAGGACTCGGAAATCACCGACGAAGACATCGACCACATCCTGCAAAAGGGTGAAGCCAAGACGCAGGAGCAAAACGAGAAACTCGACAAACTGGGCGAATCTTCGCTGCGCAGCTTCACCCTGGACACGGAGAACCTCGAAAACCGTTCCGTCTATCAGTTCGAGGGTGAAGATTACCGCGAGAAGCAAAAGCTGCACACTCTCGGCTCCTGGATCGAACCGCCCAAGCGTGAACGTAAGGCCAACTACGCCGTCGATGCGTACTTCAAGGAAGCCCTGCGCGTCGCCGAACCAAAGGCCCCGAAAGCCCCGCGTccccccaaacaacccatcgTCCAGGACTTCCAGTTCTTCCCGCCGAGACTGTTCGAGCTGCTCGACCAGGAAATCTATCACTACCGCAAGACGGTCAACTACAAAGTCCCCAAGAACATGGACCTCGGCCAGGAAGCGACCAAAGTTCAACGCGAAGAGCAACGCAAGATCGACGACGCCGAACCACTCTCCGAGGACGAAATCGCCGAGAAGGAATCTCTCCTGACGCAGGGCTTCACCAACTGGAACAAGCGCGACTTCAACCAGTTCATCAAAGCGAACGAAAAGTACGGCCGCGAAGACATCGAAAACATCGCCAAAGAGGTCGAGGGCAAAACGCCCGAAGAGGTCATGGAGTACAGCGCCGTCTTCTGGGAGCGCTGCCACGAACTCCAGGACATTGAACGCCTGATGGGCCAGATCGAGCGCGGCGAGGCGAAAATCCAACGCCGTGCCTCCATCAAGAAGGCCCTCGACAGCAAAATGTCCCGCTACCGGGCCCCGTTCCACCAGCTCCGCATCGCGTACGGCAACAACAAGGGCAAAAACTACACCGAAGAGGAGGACCGCTTCCTCGTGTGCATGCTCCACAAGCTCGGCTTCGACAAGGAGAACGTCTACGAAGAACTGCGCACCGCCGTCCGGTCCGCGCCCCAGTTCCGCTTCGACTGGTTCCTCAAGTCGCGGACGGCGCTCGAACTTCAGCGGCGCTGCAACACCCTCATCACGCTGATCGAGCGCGAAAACCAGGAACTCGAGGAAAAGGAACGGctcgagaagaagaaaaagacgGGCGGCGGCGGTGGGGCCGGCGGAGGGGCGCAAAAGGCCGCCGCCGGCAAGCGGAAGGCCGAAACGGCGACCACGCCCAGCGACACCAACAAGAAcagcaagaagaagaaaaaaacttaa